A DNA window from Phragmites australis chromosome 11, lpPhrAust1.1, whole genome shotgun sequence contains the following coding sequences:
- the LOC133885694 gene encoding stem 28 kDa glycoprotein-like, with the protein MAMAKLVVLLVALAAAVGSCSAWELNIRMPTARDVEAAAERLEEDVAAPLIHALRPVLGSGGQLWRRAGVPCDSWRLAVEAYNKRDWRMVPAYCERYVGHYMLGGHYRRDSRVVVDEAIAYAEGLKLAGNGKEVWVFDIDETSLSNLPYYATHGFGTRPYNATSFNEYVLEGSAPALPETQRLFYKLIALGIKPVFLTGRTENQRAITVKNLRRQGYASWDKLLLKPIGFKATAIAYKSGERQKLQNAGFIIVGNIGDQWSDILGAPEGARTFKLPDPLYYIG; encoded by the exons ATGGCGATGGCCAAGCTCGTCGTCCTTCTCGTGGCTCTCGCGGCCGCCGTCGGCTCCTGCAGCGCGTGGGAGCTGAACATCCGGATGCCGACGGCGCGGGacgtggaggcggcggcggagcgccTCGAGGAAGACGTGGCGGCGCCGCTGATCCACGCGCTGCGGCCCGTGCTGGGCTCCGGCGGGCAGCTGTGGCGCCGCGCCGGCGTGCCGTGCGACAGCTGGAGGCTGGCCGTGGAGGCGTACAACAAGCGCGACTGGAGGATGGTGCCGGCCTACTGCGAGCGCTACGTCGGCCACTAcatgctcgggggccactaccGGCGGGACTCGCGCGTGGTGGTTGACGAGGCCATCGCCTACGCCGAGGGGCTGAAGCTCGCGGGCAACGGCAAGGAGGTGTGGGTGTTCGACATCGACGAGACGTCCCTCTCCAACCTCCCCTACTACGCCACCCACGGCTTTGG GACGAGGCCGTACAACGCGACGAGCTTCAACGAGTACGTCCTGGAGGGGAGCGCGCCGGCGCTGCCGGAGACGCAGCGGCTGTTCTATAAGCTCATCGCGCTCGGCATCAAGCCGGTGTTCCTGACGGGCCGCACCGAGAACCAGAGGGCCATCACCGTGAAGAACCTCCGCCGCCAGGGCTACGCCAGCTGGGACAAGCTGCTGCTCAAGCCCATCGGGTTCAAGGCCACCGCCATCGCCTACAAGTCCGGCGAGCGCCAGAAGCTCCAGAACGCCGGCTTCATCATCGTCGGCAACATCGGCGACCAGTGGAGCGACATCCTCGGCGCGCCAGAGGGCGCGCGCACCTTCAAGCTGCCCGACCCCCTG